A single region of the Xenopus laevis strain J_2021 chromosome 4L, Xenopus_laevis_v10.1, whole genome shotgun sequence genome encodes:
- the orc1.L gene encoding origin recognition complex subunit 1 L homeolog (The RefSeq protein has 2 substitutions compared to this genomic sequence): MTKYFTRVKKHRVYAWKGRPSIKDRKLLNLHYGGLDIKSEGIGCITVTPGDFVLIEGENEERPFVAKLQELYDDGNEKHTSKHAIVQWFLRYEEVPYKKRALLGREPHQEEIFLYDVPSCENDIDAETIIGSVKVTQLKPGENFPVEKDAGILFVKLAWNGKAFKPLTSSICHKYGEIAANNHLEDHNSLPKPLFYPLEGDTAEIKQITRSATRGQRNEAEVESRHSASKSSHCKERGIQRVSSTTSTPGARKKLQLSSPTKSEVSSLEQEDTTLDEEFKMLESIAPKRKVAFSGIPDSPPKKVLSDIPNSASILPLKGNANSQTRLRLRLTPLRLPLEQSCSSLPENQSKNCIEVNGNKAVDNGRPVKSKTPQKLEPTPKKGTSRPLKRSEEDFEGDPQTPRSRRTSARKTANKVRAQLKALMDSDDDVDEDKDFVPIKETCTPSDSEEENEQEEVPLKRNVKRGCATPRTPTSSRKTSSRTPNKTPTSKTPHSATPRIPERNQPVKKPSNMLEEARIRLHVSAVPESLPCREQEYQDVYNFVESKLLDGTGGCMYISGVPGTGKTATVHEVIRSLQESAEEEELPMFHYIEINGMKLTDPHQAYVQILKLLTGQKATADHAAALLEKRFSTPASKKETTVLLVDELDLLWTRKQNVMYSLFDWPTRKQAKLIVLAIANTMDLPERIMMNRVASRLGLTRMSFQPYTHKQLQQIITSRLNHIKAFDDDAIQLVARKVAALSGDARRCLDICRRATEICEFSHSMADSSLVKMSHVIEALEEMFSSPYVTAIRNSSLMEQTFLRAVIAEFRRSGLEEATFQQIYRQHVALCRIEGLQPPQMSETMAVCHRLGASRLLLVESSRNDLHLRVRINVSQDDIMYALKEE, translated from the exons ATGACCAAATATTTTACCCGTGTGAAAAAGCACAGAGTCTATGCCTGGAAAGGGAGACCTTCCATAAAAGACAGAAAATTACTGAatctgcattatgg aGGGCTCGATATAAAATCTGAAGGCATTGGGTGTATAACGGTAACTCCTGGAGACTTTGTTCTGATAGAAGGGGAAAATGAGGAGAGACCATTTGTTGCAAAGCTCCAAGAATTATACGATGATG GAAATGAAAAACACACAAGCAAGCATGCCATTGTACAATggtttttaaggtatgaagaagtGCCATACAAGAAGCGAGCCCTACTTGGGCGGGAGCCTCATCAAGAGGAAATATTCTTGTATGACGTCCCTTCCTGTGAAAATGACATTGATGCAGAGACAATTATTGGAAGTGTTAAG GTAACACAGTTGAAACCAGGAGAGAATTTCCCTGTAGAAAAAGATGCTGGAATACTATTTGTGAAGTTGGCATGGAACGGGAAAGCCTTCAAGCCATTAACTTCCAGTATTTGTCATAAATATGGAGAGATTGCAGCAAACAATCACCTAGAGGATCATAATTCTTTGCCAAAGCCCCTCTTCTATCCGTTGGAGGGAGATACTGCCGAAATCAAGCAAATCACTCGCAGTGCAACCAGGGGACAAAGAAACGAGGCAGAAGTAGAGTCAAGACATTCAGCTTCCAAGAGCTCCCATTGTAAGGAGAGAGGGATTCAGAGAGTCTCTAGTACAACCAGCACTCCTGGAGCTAGAAAGAAGCTGCAACTAAGTA GTCCAACAAAATCTGAAGTCTCTAGCCTTGAGCAAGAGGACACCACATTGGATGAGGAATTCAAAATGCTGGAATCCATAGCTCCCAAGCGGAAAGTGGCATTTAGCGGAATCCCTGATTCACCACAAAAGAAAGTCCTCAGCGACATCCCTAATAGTGCTAGTATCTTGCCATTAAAGGGAAACGCAAATAGTCAGACAAGACTCCGTTTAAGACTGACTCCATTGAGACTTCCGCTGGAACAATCATGCAGCAGTCTGCCAGAGAACCAGAGTAAAAACTG CATAGAAGTGAATGGAAATAAAGCTGTTGATAATGGAAGACCTGTTAAGTCTAAAACACCCCAAAAACTGGAACCCACACCAAAGAAAGGCACGTCTCGACCTTTAAAAAG GTCTGAGGAAGACTTTGAGGGAGACCCACAGACACCCCGTTCCCGCAGGACATCTGCTCGGAAGACTGCAAACAAAGTCCGTGCTCAACTGAA GGCTTTAATGGACAGTGATGACGATGTTGATGAGGACAAAGACTTTGTTCCAATAAAAGAGACTTGTACACCCAGTGACAGTGAAGAAGAGAACGAACAAGAGGAAGTGCCTTTAAAAAGGAATGTAAAGAGAGGATGTGCTACACCTAGAACACCAACCTCCTCCAGAAAAACCTCTTCAAGAACACCCAATAAAACA cccacCTCCAAAACGCTACATTCTGCAACTCCTAGAATTCCAGAGCGGAACCAGCCAGTTAAAAAACCGAGCAATATGCTGGAGGAAGCCAGAATTAG ACTTCATGTCTCTGCTGTGCCTGAATCACTGCCCTGTCGGGAGCAAGAATACCAAGATGTTTATAACTTTGTGGAAagcaagcttttagatggcacTGGGGG ATGCATGTACATCTCTGGGGTACCAGGTACAGGAAAAACAGCCACTGTTCATGAGGTGATTCGCAGTTTACAGGAAAGTGCAGAGGAAGAAGAGCTGCCTATGTTCCACTACATTGAAATAAATGGCATGAAACTGACTGATCCTCATCAGGCCTATGTGCAGATCCTGAAG CTCTTAACTGGCCAAAAAGCCACAGCAGATCACGCTGCAGCACTCCTGGAGAAGCGCTTTAGCACCCCAGCATCCAAAAAAGAAACTACAGTGCTCTTGGTGGATGAG CTGGACTTATTGTGGACAAGAAAACAGAATgtcatgtatagtttgtttgactGGCCGACCAGAAAACAAGCAAAATTGATTGTCCTGGCAATAGCAAATACTATGGATCTGCCAGAGAGGATCATGATGAATAGAGTGGCCAGCAGACTG GGTCTCACCAGGATGTCCTTCCAGCCTTACACTCACAAacagctgcagcagataattaCTTCTAGGCTAAATCACATCAAAGCTTTTGATGATGATGCTATTCAGCTTGTTGCAAGAAAG GTGGCTGCACTGTCGGGAGATGCTCGCAGATGCTTGGATATATGTCGTAGAGCCACAGAAATATGTGAGTTTTCTCATTCGATGGCTGACTCATCTCTGGTTAAGATGTCCCATGTGATTGAAGCATTGGAGGAAATGTTTTCTTCACCTTATGTAACTGCAATCCG AAACTCTTCGTTAATGGAACAGACATTCCTACGGGCTGTAATTGCTGAATTTCGCAGATCTGGACTTGAGGAGGCTACTTTTCAACAG ATATATCGACAGCATGTTGCACTGTGCAGGATAGAGGGATTGCAACCTCCACAGATGTCTGAGACCATGGCTGTGTGCCATAGACTTGGAGCCTCTCGGCTACTCCTGGTGGAATCAAGCAGAAATGACCTTCACCTAAGAGTGAGGATAAACGTCAGTCAGGATGATATTATGTATGCCCTGAAGGAGGAATGA